The genomic window TCCATATTGTTCAGGGCCGCTTCCTGGTAGACCGGCTCTAACTTATCCTTTATCTCTTTTAGATCTAACGCTAAAAGTTTGACGTTTCTGTAAACAAACCCGGCAACTTCACATTCCAATGCGAGGCGGCAGACCTCGTTTAAATCAATCTGCCTTTTATCCTGTATAATTTTTTGGATTTCTTCCTGCCGGCAATCTGAACAAAACGGCGATGACAGAAGTAAGACAAGTTTCTGCTCATTTGATATGGTTAAACTCCGATATTTCAATTCGCGTATTCACACAGCAACCGTTCATAGGCCCCGTGAACCTTATCTTCCGTAAATTGCTCAAGATAGCACCTCTTGCTTGCAACCCTCATTTCTATAATCCGATCGTTATTATGAACAAGTTCTATAATCTGCCTTTCACACACCTGTTCGTCGGAAAAAACCAAAACCCATTTACAGGTCACTCTTTTTTTTACCCTAACAATATTGGGTTACAATAATTGGTCTATTAAATCTTTTGTCTGTTTAATATGAGCCGACGTGGAAGCTCCGAATAGAATAGAGTCAACGCCTTCCAATTCACTGACGTATTGAATCGCCTCTTTAGGCAGTAAGGCTCCAGCAGCCAACACCTGCATTGCCATTGCGCGGCATCTTTTTTCTTTCAGGACCTTTTCATACCCATCTTTTCCTCCTGACATGCGAAAACCAATCTTGTTAATTGAACTGCAGATAATTGGATCTTTAATACCCAAACCTTCTAAAACGCCAAGCAGTTTGGGCATATTCATTGTAATAAAGCCTGCTTCAGCGTTATATCTGCTTTGGATATATTCATAAAACGCCCCAAGAAAGTCATTCATTCCAAGGCCCAGAATCAGATCTGTCACCACATTCTGCAGAAAGACAACCGGGGTATTGATCCCTTCAAACATTCTCATTTCAAAGTCTATCAGCAGTTTCATCATTGAAATATAGTCTTTTCGGGCTAGGGCCATTCCGCCTTTGGCCATTGTCCCAATGACATTGCCGGGCATGAATCTTTTCATGGCTCCAAGGGGGCCAAGCTCAGTGACCGCATTATTGTATTTGTGGGCATACGGCATACATGGATAAATTTTGAACCCCTGATAACGGCTTTCGTTCGCTATTATGTGTTCACAGATCCCTTCAATACGGTCGTGAGTGGTGCACATGAACGTACGTACCCCGATGTCATAAACGTAATCCAAAACTTTAATAATGGATGCATTATCTTTAAACTTCAGGGCTTGAGCTCTGGCTTTTTCTTCGGACAGATGGTTCACCCCAAAAAATTGATTGTCCCCAAATATAACCTTGTCCATCTATCTTGCCTCCCCCTGGTTCGCATCTTCAATAATAAGACTGATCACTTCATCTGTTAAGGCAGCGCGTTTAAAGGAGTTTATGGTATCTGTATTCTTTTCCACTACGCTGGTAAGAAATGAGTCTATCTGAGATGAGTACTCTTCTCCCCTAAGATAAAAATCCACAGATGGTGTAACATCGGTAATCCACCGAATATTCCATCCTTTTTCAAGTCTCTCTTCGCCATCAGGCTCATTCAAATAAATTTTTACCTCCTGGGCATCCCCGACAATTTTGCCTTTCTTGCCCTGAACCGTGATTTGAGTCGCCATTTTTCTATAGCTCTCATCACTCCAGTTAATAGCGAGCCGCCCCACAACCCCATTTTCGTGAATTAAATTTGAAAACACAGCATCCTCAACATGCTTTGAATAAATGGATTGCAGGACCGATCCCTGCACCTTATAGGGCATCCCGATCAAGTAGTTGACAAGATTGATGACATGGGCTGCATAGTCATAAAGGCATCCCCCACCTTCCTCACGCTTGGAACGCCACGTCCCGCCTTCTTCTTTCAGTACAACAGGGCCATACGCTTCTCCAAAATAGTGATATATTTCCCCGATGACATTTTTTTCAAGCAACCGCTTCATTTCTCGGAAACTGCCCAAAAACCGATTATGGTATCCGGTTTGGGTGACAAGCCCTTTTTCTTCAGCAAGCGAAGCCAGACTTTTGCTCTGATCAGGATTAAGGCAAAGCGGTTTTTCCATAAACACATGGCAGTTGTTTTCCAATCCGAATTTAGCAATGTCAAAGTGGGATTTAGTCGGTGTTGCTACAAAGATACCGACAGGTTTGAACTCCCTAATCATTTTTTGGTAATCCTTGTAGCAAACCATTGGTGTGTACTTCTTAATTGCGGACATTATAAAAGAGGACGTATCGCAAACTGCCAGAGACGCAACTAGTGGATGTGCATTCAGTATTGAACAATGGGAAATTCCCATTTTACCTAAACCAATAATGCCAATTCGTATCATTTTTCCCCTTTAATTTATTTCTGTTCCGGAAACTTGATTAAAAATTTGAAGATACTCATTACAAATTTTATCCCAATTGTATTCTTCTTTAACCTTTATTTTATTTGCAGAAATTATTTTTTTCCGATAATCGCCATGCTGTGTTTTAATAATGCTACTAACGGTTTCCGGCCCATCAAAAAACAATGCATGTGGCCCTAGGACGGCTCTGTTAAACTGGTTATCATGGGCTGCTATGAACGCATTAGACGCCATTGCCTCCAATAACGAAGGATTCGTCCCGCCACAAGAATGACCATGGAAATAAATGTCTGCATACCATCTTAACGAACAAAGAATAGGATAGTTATAAATACCGCCTATAAACTTGATGTTATCATTTAATTTATATCTTTTTTTCAAGTAACTTCCGTATTCATTATGATGGTTGCCTATCACAAGCATCGGTTTTTCACTTCCGGATAACGCATAGCCGTCCAACACCATTTCAAAATTATTATCCTTTTGAAATCTGGCCATCATCATGAAATAATTTTCTTTCTCTACCGAATAATTTTGAAGAATTTGGGAATCCGGAGACTCAAAAAGCTCTGCCCCGTATGCGGAAAAAAAGGAACCGGCATTATATTCCGATTTTATATACGCTTGAATACCAACATTATCTGCAATAATCGCATCGCTTTTTTTAACCGCAATTCTTTCGCACAACCGAATCAACTTTTGGGTAGAACCACTCCACTTGCTTCGTTTCCACTCCATCCCGGCAAAATTGGTTATTATTTTTGCCCGAGACAACCTTTTTAGAAAATAAAACAAAGAGGCGGGATGATATCCCAGTTCTAGAATAATATCGTATCCATTAAAAACCGCGTGAAGCAAGCTTAAAAAGTCAAATATAAAAACATTAAAAAACAATAGGTTCTTTTCATTGGAAAAAATTCTTTGAATTTTTACGTTCTTATAAACTTCCCCTTTGAAAAAGTGATCACTTGGGTTATAAACAGTGACTTGGTGGCCTTTTTGAATCATATAGGTTGATATGATTTCGGCGCACTGTTCAAACCCGCCATAGTTATTTGGGATTCCTCTTGTCCCCAGAATAGCGATTGTCCATCTTCGTTGGGGTAAATAGCGCACCAAGGCATCTTAGGCTCTGTTGACATTTGATATCGAACAATGAGCACCCTCTATTTTTCCGAATCTTATTAATCCAATGTTAACCATATGGCGTGTTCCTTATTTTTTTAGGATAGTTAAGTACTGCTTTGCAATTGTGTCCCAATTGAACCTTTCTTTAACATCCCTTTGTCCAGATGCGGCTTTATCTAATAATATTGAATAGTTGTCAAAAGAAAATACGATTTTTTCCTTTAAAGAAGAAACAATTCCGGATTGAAAATGCAAAGCATTTTCTTTTGTAATGTATTTGTTTTCTACAATATCGCTACATATAAGAGGCGTTCCTATTCCCATAACAGTTAGAATAACGGGTGACAGTCCTTCTATTAGAGACGGTTGAATATAAACGTATGCATGCTTAATAAGATAGTTTGTATCATCACCATAAATGTATCCTGGACAAATAATCCTCTCATCTACGCAATTTTTTATTTTTGTTTCATATTCATCCGGATTAGGAGAGCCACCTATTAAAATAAGTTTTTTGTCTGTGTTAATTTCTTTAAATGCATCAACAAGTATATGAATCCCTTTATCAGGGATAAATCGGCCTACAAAAAGGAAATACTCTTTTTTTTTTACCGATAGTCTGGATAATATATCAGAGGACGGTTTTGGGTCCGGCACCTCAGATCCGTATGGTATAAAAGTAAATTTTTTTTTAAATTTTTCTTCGAAATATTCCTTTGTGTAAATATTGTCAAAAACAACCTCATTTGGGAAATAAGCAGTCAAATAATTAGATATCAAATAATACATTTTGCCATACCAGGGCCATTTATCCCGTTTCCAATCCATGGCAAACTGAGTGATGACGACTTTTTTCCCGAACAGGCGCAGAAATATCGCCCAAACACTATTCGCCCCGCTATGAATGTGAACGACATCAGCATCACTTTTAAAAATAATGTGTAAGGTTGATTTAAACGAATGTAAAAGACTATCGAAACCCGCTTTATCAGTAGTTGTTAAAAATAGTTTTCTGACCCCTTTGTGATTTTTGCTGATCTCTGTGTTTTCATTTGGATAGATACGACAATAAGCGGTTAATTCTGCACCATTTTGTACTATCCTAGGATATAACTCAAATGCAAATTTATCTGACCCGGCAGCACCAGGTTTGGGGGGAATACTTCGAAATCCACCAAAGGCTGCGATTTTTATTTTTTTCATAATTATAAGTATGTGTTGTAATATTCAGCTAAATATTCTTTCAAAGAGATCCTCCAATCTCTCATTACATTAAGCCCTCGCAATTCTAATTTTTTATTAATCAGTCTCTCTGATGGAGGACGCACAGCGTAATATTCTTTCTTAAAAAAATCAGAGCTGACTTCTGTAATTTTGATTTTGTCATTAAAGTTTAGCAGATCTATTAGAGTCTTAGCCACTTCTAATCGACTTGTCTGCCCACCACAAACCATGTTGTACAAACCCCAATACTCTTTTTTTAATAGCAAGTTAACATTTTGGGCGAAATCGTGAGTATAGGTTGGAGTTCCATCTTTATCATTGACGATATGCAATTCTTCTTTACCATTCTTAATCTGCTGCATAATTTTCTGAATGAATTTTTTGTCCTTTTTTGGACCAGCTCCCATCATCCAACCAGCCCTGCATACAAGGTAGCGACGTGCATTTTCTACCACATATCTCTCACCCAGATATTTTGTTTTTGCATACACGCCCAGTGGATTCGGTTGATCCCAATCATCGTACAAATCCTTTTTCCCATCAAAAATACCGGCAGTACTAATATACAAGAGTGGAATATCAAGTTCGTTTGCGATAATCACAGCATTCTCAACACCCAACGTATTTGTAATATACGTTTTATCTGAATTCTCCTCACAAAATTCTAAATCAGTATATGCACCCAAATGAAATAAATAGTCAGCTTTATAATCAACAACATCTTTTTTATACTTATCGAAATCACGAAAATCCAAATAAGATAACCATGTGTCATTGACATCTTTGTCAGTACATTTGAGTTCATATTCATCCCTGAATTGTTTGTAGAATGCTTCGCCCAGCATTCCCCCACAGCCTGCAATGTAAATTTTTTTTCCCATTTGATTTACTCTTTTATTTTTATAGTTTTAATTGCTTCTCATGGAATGCCTGTCTTACAATACTAAATGGTTCAACCACTGCCATACATTAGCGATGCCTGTCTCCATAGGGACAAATTTTCGCACTCCTAATATTTTTTCCACTTTGGATATATCTAAAATAAAATTTCCAACATCATAAGATTGGCTTTCCAGATATTTTATTTTGGGATCAATCAGGATAATTTCTTTAATCTTATGGATAATTTCATTCACAGATGTCCCAGTGCCGGAGCCAATGTTATATTCTCCAGTTGAATCTGTAAAACTCAGTTCGCCACACATCTCTACCATATCAGTAATATAGATGTAATCTTTAGTGGAACAACCATTACCTATCACAATTAGCTCTTCTTTTCCTTTTAGCTTTCTGAGAAAGGTTGAGATTACGCCTTGGGCCAGGAAGTGCCCTTGTCTCGGGCCATAGGGATTAGATGGCCTTAAAACCAGTGGCTCAAGGCCATGTATTCTCTGATACAGGTAAATATAGCTTTCAATAGTAGCCTTTATTATTCCGTATGATGAAATCGGTTTTAGAGGATGACTCTCCGGAATCGGAGAGACCTTGGTGTTGCCATATATCGCTCCACCGGATGAAAAATAAACAAACCGGGAAACACCCCGCTTGACAACTAAGTCAAGTGTTTTTAAGGTTTGCACTAAATCATTCTCGACATCAGCTACCGTATCAATGCCGGATGTACTTGGAACAGAACTGCTCGCCAAATGATAAACAATATCTATTCCCATTAAAGATTCATATAATTCTATGGTATTTCCCAGAGAAAACAGCCGATAATCAACATCTTTAAGCGGTGGGCGATGCCGCTCAGGCAGCTTATCAAAAACTCGGACCGAATGCCCTTTTTTTAGTAAAAAATCTACCAAATGAGAACCAATGAAACCATTACCACCGATCACCAATGTGTTCATTTCTTACCCGCCTTGATCAATTCATGGAATAATTCCATTGTATTTTCATAATATCTCTTGGGGTTATAGTTTCTTTCAACTGTCTTCGCTGCGCAAATACCCATCCGTTCGATATCTTTTTTATTTGAAAAAAGTTCCGAAATAGCCTGGCACAAAATATTGACATTCCCAGGCTGAAACAACAGACCATTTTCTTTATGGCAAACAATATCTTTTAGTCCACCAATATTTGAAGCAATTATCGGTTTCCCGTAAGCAAGAGATTGCAATGCCGCATATGGGCTTGGCTCATACCATTCAGAAGGGACAACTACAAATTCGGCATCACGGAGAATAGGAACCAACTCGTCACCCCACTTAGGACCTGTAAAATGAACATTTAAAATTTTGTTCCGCTTTGCATAGTTAATACTGTTCTCGTATTCAGAACCATTTCCCACAATTTTTAACGTAATATCAGGCAACTTCTTCATGGCGTCCAGAAGTGTGTATATACCTTTCAGAGTTTCAATGCGACCGAAATACAGAATATAATTCTTTCCAAAAAATTGTGGAACGACGTCTTTACTACTGTATGGATTTTCTATGATATGCGTTTTGGTTTTGTCAAATCCGTACTTAACATAAAGATCCCGTGTAAACTCACTTTGAAATAAAAATTTATCGACTTGCTTGTAGAAAGGAAAAATAAAGTAAGTGTAACTTTCAAGTGCAGCAACCAGGCTAGCTCTGAAGGATTGTTTTTTGCATTTTTTAAGGACACAATTATAATATTTATGCTTGTAGCATGCTTCACAGACTTCGTTGTTCGAAACGAATGTTGTATTGGGACAAATGAGTTTATAATCTAAGATTCGCCAAACAACAGGAATCTTTCTTTTTTTCAGGACAGGAATTATGGAAGGGGTCAGGTAATTATTTATTCCACCATTTAATTGAGCAATATCGATATTAACTGTGTCGAGTAATTGCTTAAGTTTTCTTTTTGCTTCAATGGAATAAATTGATTTGCCAAGAACACGAAGGCCGGATATTACATTTTTATTTTTATTTTCAATTTTATAATCGATATGATCAATAAAAAAATCGCTATATTGGGTTGGATAATTTTTAGTATTTTCCATAGAAAATGGAATAATTGCATCCCCATTTGAACGATAAATATCGCAGACACTGTCAACATACGTCCAGTCCCCCCCACTTGGATACCATGTCCAATTGGCCATTAATATATTCATTTATTTTGATCCTTAAATATCAATGTCATTCATTGTTGAAATAAGAATTAGCAGTTTTCTAATGTATTGACCAATTGTACTTTATAGTCGGGTTGAGGCAATTTAAAACAGAAAAATAGCCCTTTCAATATGTGTACAGGAGTGATGTAATGCAAATAAATACGATGAAACCAATCTTTTCTTTTAACCTTTCCGTATAGCATATCCAATGCAAAAAAAATCAAGCTGACAAATAGAAATAGAGGGCCCCACCAAAGAAAACCAATCAGACTGAAAAAATAAAAAAGAATACCCCACAAAAAGGAAGATTCCGTTTTTAAAAATTGGAAAAGGCATAAAGGGTAAAAAAGATTATTCCTAATAATGATTCCTCTGTAAATTCCATGTTGAATTTTTATAAAATCAACAACTCTTTTTCGATTAGAATATTCGATAGTGTGGTGAACACCCATGATTGTAGGAAGCTGTATTATTGAATATCCTAACCTGGAAATGCGGAGGGTTAACTCAATATCTTCGCATCTCATACTTTCATTAAACAAACCGCTATGTAGAAGCACATCTCGTTTAACCGCAAAAATCCCGCCTGTAAAAAACAGCTTCTGTTCTTTAGGTATGGGCCAGCGTCTTTCTATTACCTTTTTTACCTTCTCAAATTGGCTGTCGTACCATAACTCCTTTAAATCCCCTGTAACACAATCATGGATCTTTAGCTTCGCAATTGCTTCAATGATAAACTGTGGATTGATCTCAATATCCCCATCAATAAAAAATATTGTGTTTTTTGATGAAGCTTTGAATCCTTCATTTCTGGCAACGGATCTCATCCCGTTACCAGTACCTATTATTTTAAGAAGCTTATAATCATCTCTTTGGGAAGAAAATTTTTTCATCGCATTGAAAGTAGCATCATTTATTCGGCTTGAGTCTACGCAAATGATTTCACTGTTTATCAAAGGAAGTCGATTGATGGATTCCAAACACTTCTGTATGGCGTACTCTTCATCGGCAGCAATAATTACAATTGAGATATCATTGATTGGCTTATTCATTTTCCTCCCTGAACATGACTGCATAATATAAGAGATTATTTAGTACTCGATGTTCGATTTTTTTAGTTGACTTCTTAATAGCACCATTTATCAAGGCTTTTCAGAGCTTTTGAACTTTACATTGATTTTGAAAAATTTCTCAAAAAAGCTGGAAGTGCCCGTCATCCTGTAATCTCAAAAAGTCAAGAATTAAAAACTCGAATATCGAGTAGTATGTGCTGATGTTATTCCATATAACAGCCACGAGCTGACCTGGTCTATCGCCCCCAAAGATCAACCCGCAACGAAAATTGAAAGATCCTGATTATAACGGATTTGGGGGACTATCATTAACTATTTGAATTTATTGCAACACGTTTTAATTCCTGTGCAGAAATTGTACCAAAAATAAGACAAAGAATTCATTTTCAAGGGACAAGAGGCCTGAAATATAAGGAAGGAACAGAAAGCAGAATCAATGGCCTCCCCCAAATTCGTTATACTCGATGATCCAGTTTTTTCATCAAAAAAACGGCATGAATATTGATGTGCAAGCCAGATCTTGATTTCATAATTAATTTTGGCTATAAATGAGCCGTTTGTAGAGGTTTTCCCTCAAGACTGGTAGGCTATTTAAAGCTTGAATAGATGACCTAGCTGTCAGTCTATGATGGGTCTCGACGAGTCTTGCCTCTGAGCCTGCTGTGTGATCACAGCAATTCTCAGTGAAGGCCTAACTCATTGATATTGTAAGTTTTAAAGATTTGACTTTTCGTAATGTTTTTTATAGTAAATTCAGTATTGACGGGCTTCTCGGACGTTTTTCACTGAGAACCGCTGGTGTGATCATATATTAAGCTTTCATTCAGATCGACTGGCCTAGCTGGAAAACAAACTTCTCGCTATAAAGTGATAAGCCTACAAACACCCCGGGGCTGTCCCTCAAGAGGAACAGCCCTTCTTACAAACATTTCACCATTTTTAGACTCAACATGTCAAACAAAGAAAACTGGATCATCGAGTTATAATCAGATATTATCAACATTAAGACATTGCCCCCCCCTTTTTTTCTCTATAGTCGAGTATAGCCTCGATTTTAGTGTTAAGGTCAGTACAAAGCTCAAAAACATTTTTATTTAGTTTTAATTGCTTTCCTTTACCTACTGATTTTTTATGAACATATTTCCCCAAATAATTATGATAGGAAATACCAGTTCTTCTATATACATTTTTTAAAAAGGGTGTAGGGTTTGAGACCAAATCTTCATATCGCACAACAAAAAGATTGCTTAGTTTATATAATTCTTCATTAAAGATTGTAGAATTAACTGCCCACCATACTAAAGCCATCCAATCCTCAGAATCTAAATGATTACTTTTTGAGATATTCTGAATTCTAATTTTTGTTTCATTAGAAAGACCATTTGAAATCCAATTCTCACCAGATTCATATAAAATGTAATCTTTTAAATGTTCAGCTACTAAATTCCCAAATTTTTTTATTGCAGATGAAACTACGTCTTGAAAATCTCTTACTAACCATATGTAAATACCATTTGGATATTTTGATATAAGTTTTTTAATTTCGAATGAATTTAAAATTGGCTTGCAAACAATAATTTTTGTTTTCGAATTTTTAACAGTTTTTTGTAGTAAGTCATAATTAAGAATAAATTTTTCCGCTACAGCAGGATGATTCTCTCCAAATGCACTAAGACGGATATCCCTATCGAAAATTTTGAATAGCATAGTCGATCCTGAACGCCCATACCCCATGATAAAGATAGGTATAACACTGCTTTTTCTTTTCCCAAACAAATGTACAATTTTTTTTATTATCAATAATATTCGAGATTCTATTTTTTCCTTGGTTATTTTTTTCTTCAAAAAAAACATTCTATCTGCCTCCAAATCCTCTGAGATTTTACCTAAAAGGGATCGATTATTACCCGGCATTGCCGATAATAACTTAATAAATGGGCTACCGACATAACGCGGGACGCTTTGACCCGGTGATGAGAATTCTACAGCACCTAAACCTCATGAAGCGGGGGGGGGGCGGAGAAACCTTGTTTTAAAGGGTGTCCCGGCTTAAATCGGTAGCCAATAAATGTTTCTGACTTTTTAGCACTCCATAAACTTTATGACGTTAAGCCTCTATCCTCCTATTGCATCTTTAAGGGCTTTTATATATCCTTTCCCAAACTTCAAATCCGGTTCTAAATAGTTCCCTTCTCCCCACTCATTCCAAGATTTTAGGAGTACTAATTTATTTTGTTTATTCTCAACTGCTTTAAGTACCTGTTGCACATGCAGTTTAAACAATTGTGGAGTCGAGTTCACCAAAAGAGTTCCGTTGATACCACTACGAGGAGTATGATCCCAATTAGGCATAATGAAAGGAATTACCTCCTCAAGCTTATCATTCTCGTCAGTAAAAAAAGGAAAGGCTTTTGCGTAATCTATTATAAAAACAGGTTTGTTAAAAATAAATCTATTAAACAACCCTCTTAGGCGAAAAAAAATTTTACCGAGCCTTCCTTTTTGAGCATACATGGCCCTAACGTTTCGGAAAGTCACTGCTGAAAAACCTTTAGCCAAAAGCTCTTCAATTCGATTCGATCCATATTTGTTAATTTGTGCTATAAAATAGATACCATTTTCTAAGCCATTCTCCTTCGCCCAATGGTTCCACAAAGAAATAAAATTATGAGGTAAATTCTCAGAATCAAATATTAAAAATAAAGGCTTTTTATCTATTTTGATATAACGTTTATCTTGAAAAGCCCTTACTACTTTTTCAAAATGCTGTTTGTAGTCATCTTCTCCAAAATATTGTTGATCAATGAGTAATTTATCTTTTTTGCATCCACTGTCATTCCACTTTTTTGCAAACCAAGAATGATTAGCCCAACCCAAACAAAACGGGAAGTCAGGCTTACCACTCTCTAAGACTTCATCAAAAATATCAGACATTAACTGTTTTCCATTTCCAAACCAATAGTGCCAATACATAAATCCTTCGATCCCGGCTTCTCTGGCCATTT from uncultured Desulfobacter sp. includes these protein-coding regions:
- a CDS encoding Gfo/Idh/MocA family oxidoreductase; this encodes MIRIGIIGLGKMGISHCSILNAHPLVASLAVCDTSSFIMSAIKKYTPMVCYKDYQKMIREFKPVGIFVATPTKSHFDIAKFGLENNCHVFMEKPLCLNPDQSKSLASLAEEKGLVTQTGYHNRFLGSFREMKRLLEKNVIGEIYHYFGEAYGPVVLKEEGGTWRSKREEGGGCLYDYAAHVINLVNYLIGMPYKVQGSVLQSIYSKHVEDAVFSNLIHENGVVGRLAINWSDESYRKMATQITVQGKKGKIVGDAQEVKIYLNEPDGEERLEKGWNIRWITDVTPSVDFYLRGEEYSSQIDSFLTSVVEKNTDTINSFKRAALTDEVISLIIEDANQGEAR
- a CDS encoding DUF1972 domain-containing protein, which codes for MRYLPQRRWTIAILGTRGIPNNYGGFEQCAEIISTYMIQKGHQVTVYNPSDHFFKGEVYKNVKIQRIFSNEKNLLFFNVFIFDFLSLLHAVFNGYDIILELGYHPASLFYFLKRLSRAKIITNFAGMEWKRSKWSGSTQKLIRLCERIAVKKSDAIIADNVGIQAYIKSEYNAGSFFSAYGAELFESPDSQILQNYSVEKENYFMMMARFQKDNNFEMVLDGYALSGSEKPMLVIGNHHNEYGSYLKKRYKLNDNIKFIGGIYNYPILCSLRWYADIYFHGHSCGGTNPSLLEAMASNAFIAAHDNQFNRAVLGPHALFFDGPETVSSIIKTQHGDYRKKIISANKIKVKEEYNWDKICNEYLQIFNQVSGTEIN
- a CDS encoding glycosyltransferase family 4 protein, whose product is MKKIKIAAFGGFRSIPPKPGAAGSDKFAFELYPRIVQNGAELTAYCRIYPNENTEISKNHKGVRKLFLTTTDKAGFDSLLHSFKSTLHIIFKSDADVVHIHSGANSVWAIFLRLFGKKVVITQFAMDWKRDKWPWYGKMYYLISNYLTAYFPNEVVFDNIYTKEYFEEKFKKKFTFIPYGSEVPDPKPSSDILSRLSVKKKEYFLFVGRFIPDKGIHILVDAFKEINTDKKLILIGGSPNPDEYETKIKNCVDERIICPGYIYGDDTNYLIKHAYVYIQPSLIEGLSPVILTVMGIGTPLICSDIVENKYITKENALHFQSGIVSSLKEKIVFSFDNYSILLDKAASGQRDVKERFNWDTIAKQYLTILKK
- a CDS encoding NAD(P)-dependent oxidoreductase — encoded protein: MGKKIYIAGCGGMLGEAFYKQFRDEYELKCTDKDVNDTWLSYLDFRDFDKYKKDVVDYKADYLFHLGAYTDLEFCEENSDKTYITNTLGVENAVIIANELDIPLLYISTAGIFDGKKDLYDDWDQPNPLGVYAKTKYLGERYVVENARRYLVCRAGWMMGAGPKKDKKFIQKIMQQIKNGKEELHIVNDKDGTPTYTHDFAQNVNLLLKKEYWGLYNMVCGGQTSRLEVAKTLIDLLNFNDKIKITEVSSDFFKKEYYAVRPPSERLINKKLELRGLNVMRDWRISLKEYLAEYYNTYL
- a CDS encoding NAD-dependent epimerase/dehydratase family protein; this encodes MNTLVIGGNGFIGSHLVDFLLKKGHSVRVFDKLPERHRPPLKDVDYRLFSLGNTIELYESLMGIDIVYHLASSSVPSTSGIDTVADVENDLVQTLKTLDLVVKRGVSRFVYFSSGGAIYGNTKVSPIPESHPLKPISSYGIIKATIESYIYLYQRIHGLEPLVLRPSNPYGPRQGHFLAQGVISTFLRKLKGKEELIVIGNGCSTKDYIYITDMVEMCGELSFTDSTGEYNIGSGTGTSVNEIIHKIKEIILIDPKIKYLESQSYDVGNFILDISKVEKILGVRKFVPMETGIANVWQWLNHLVL
- a CDS encoding glycosyltransferase family 4 protein encodes the protein MNILMANWTWYPSGGDWTYVDSVCDIYRSNGDAIIPFSMENTKNYPTQYSDFFIDHIDYKIENKNKNVISGLRVLGKSIYSIEAKRKLKQLLDTVNIDIAQLNGGINNYLTPSIIPVLKKRKIPVVWRILDYKLICPNTTFVSNNEVCEACYKHKYYNCVLKKCKKQSFRASLVAALESYTYFIFPFYKQVDKFLFQSEFTRDLYVKYGFDKTKTHIIENPYSSKDVVPQFFGKNYILYFGRIETLKGIYTLLDAMKKLPDITLKIVGNGSEYENSINYAKRNKILNVHFTGPKWGDELVPILRDAEFVVVPSEWYEPSPYAALQSLAYGKPIIASNIGGLKDIVCHKENGLLFQPGNVNILCQAISELFSNKKDIERMGICAAKTVERNYNPKRYYENTMELFHELIKAGKK
- a CDS encoding glycosyltransferase, which encodes MNKPINDISIVIIAADEEYAIQKCLESINRLPLINSEIICVDSSRINDATFNAMKKFSSQRDDYKLLKIIGTGNGMRSVARNEGFKASSKNTIFFIDGDIEINPQFIIEAIAKLKIHDCVTGDLKELWYDSQFEKVKKVIERRWPIPKEQKLFFTGGIFAVKRDVLLHSGLFNESMRCEDIELTLRISRLGYSIIQLPTIMGVHHTIEYSNRKRVVDFIKIQHGIYRGIIIRNNLFYPLCLFQFLKTESSFLWGILFYFFSLIGFLWWGPLFLFVSLIFFALDMLYGKVKRKDWFHRIYLHYITPVHILKGLFFCFKLPQPDYKVQLVNTLENC
- a CDS encoding sulfotransferase gives rise to the protein MFFLKKKITKEKIESRILLIIKKIVHLFGKRKSSVIPIFIMGYGRSGSTMLFKIFDRDIRLSAFGENHPAVAEKFILNYDLLQKTVKNSKTKIIVCKPILNSFEIKKLISKYPNGIYIWLVRDFQDVVSSAIKKFGNLVAEHLKDYILYESGENWISNGLSNETKIRIQNISKSNHLDSEDWMALVWWAVNSTIFNEELYKLSNLFVVRYEDLVSNPTPFLKNVYRRTGISYHNYLGKYVHKKSVGKGKQLKLNKNVFELCTDLNTKIEAILDYREKKGGAMS
- a CDS encoding glycoside hydrolase family 99-like domain-containing protein, which gives rise to MINRARVIAFYLPQYHPIPENDKWWGKGFTEWTNVGKAKPLFRGHYQPRVPADLGYYDLRLPDVREAQAQMAREAGIEGFMYWHYWFGNGKQLMSDIFDEVLESGKPDFPFCLGWANHSWFAKKWNDSGCKKDKLLIDQQYFGEDDYKQHFEKVVRAFQDKRYIKIDKKPLFLIFDSENLPHNFISLWNHWAKENGLENGIYFIAQINKYGSNRIEELLAKGFSAVTFRNVRAMYAQKGRLGKIFFRLRGLFNRFIFNKPVFIIDYAKAFPFFTDENDKLEEVIPFIMPNWDHTPRSGINGTLLVNSTPQLFKLHVQQVLKAVENKQNKLVLLKSWNEWGEGNYLEPDLKFGKGYIKALKDAIGG